The genomic window TCAGCCTTGAAAACCAATACACCAATGAAAAATATCACCAATGGTAATAATAACGTGATCCAATTGCCGAAATACAATCCTGACAGCGATATGATCACCAGAAGAATCGTCAATATAATGAGTTGAATATCCGACTTCTGCAAAAAAGAAATCATCTCATTCCGATTGCTTGACGAAAATCCGATTGTTTTTCTCGAATAAAAATCAATAACATAGCGAGAAGTGCAGCAAATGATAATCCAACCACCACTATGAGCCATCGTATAGGAAATGACTTTTTCTGGGCTGGGACGGCCTTATCCATGATAAATTTTTGTGTGAGATAAGTATCCACATCAGCCCTTGTTTGGACAACGAATTTGTTGATCTGCATGAGATTATCAATCTCTTTTTCATAAATTCGTTCTACTTTATCAAACTCTTCTCCATATAAGATATTGGAATCGACCAGTTTTTTCAACTGAGCTCTTTCTGTCGGAGAAGATTGTGCAAATGCTTCGATGAGATATCCTCTTTGGAACTGACTCATTACTCCATTATTACTAAAAAAATCCATCGATTTCTTGAGGGTATCTATCAATATTTGTTGTTTTCTGGCTTGGGACTCTAAACTGCCAAGAAGTGACAATGCCCTGCTTTGAACCATTTCATACTTGATAGAGTCCAAAAAGACTGCGAACGAGTTTGCAATGTCAGCCGCCATTTGAGGGTCCTTGTCAAGCACTGAAATTTCGATTGAATTAAACCGGGTTCTTGAAATACTGGTATTTCCATCCAGGGTTTTAAGAACATAAGTTTTTGCAGCTTCTGCCTTTGGATCTATTTGATAATGTTTGTATAAATCCCACTTGTCGATAATTTTTTCTCTCAATCTGGTTGAATTCAACAATTCGATCGCTTGTTCAGCTTCAGTAGTTTCACCAAAATCACCAATATTTCCTCGTCTGAAGGAAGTTTCATTGATGGGAATTTGAGATAATTTTACTGTAAAAATGCTAGTCGTAGATCTGTAGTATTCGGGCAAAATAAACGCTACAAGTACAGATACAATTAATCCCAAAATCAAAGCGGTAAAGAAAGTCCTTCTATTTCGCCACAACATTGAGAAAAAATGATTAAAGTTGATTATTTCCATTTCGTCTTTTAAGGTCCAAGTACATGGATCTGAATTTAGAACGCAAAAGTAAGCATTTTTTGTCTGTCCAAATTGAACATACCAAATCCTGTAATCCTAAGCATTACATATTAAATAAATTAAAATATAAAGTAATAGATCAAAGCTCCCGCTCAAAGGCTGTCAGGTCGGCTTTTTGATCAAGCATACATTTAAAATGTCCTTTTGGACAGGCCGCAAAACCAATCTTGCTACAAGGTCTGCAAGCTAATCCTACCACTTGTCTCTCATCATGAAATCTCTGCTGCCGAAAATAAGGATACATACCAAAAGCTGGACTAGTACTACCCCAGATACTCAATATTGGTTTGTCAAATGCGGCTGCCATATGCATCAATCCGGTATCAGGGCTAATCACATACTGAGAATGTTTGATCCAAAATGCGCTTTCGTCAAGACTACACTTTCCAACCATATCGATTACATTGTCAAATTCTAAACTCAGCTTTTGTCCCAAGCTTAGCACATCCTTCCCACCCAACAGCACAATTTTTCTGGAAGACCTGACGCCAATAATCCGTTTCCAAAGATCATATGGAATTTGTTTTGTCGCATGGGCAGCTCCTAAAACTCCTACAATATAATTTTGCCTTACACTATTGAGCATTTCCTTAGAAGCTTGAAAACTAGGATCAAAAAAATATTCTAATCCTCCTCCGTCATATCCTACTTTTAACGGCTTGAGAGATTCAAAATAACGATCTACGATATGTTGCGCCTGAAATGGGTACCAACTTTTCAGTCTGACTTTGAGCCATTTTTGGATATTCTGCTTAGAATAGTTTATGGTTTTAACCCCCAATTTCCAACATACCTGCATGCTTCTCCAATTTTTATGGAGATCAATACAATATTCAAATTTTTGATCCCGAAGAGCCTCAAGAAGTTCTCCATCTACGAATTTTTCAACCGTCCAAACCTTGCTGACATTTGGATTACTTAAAAACAATCCAGCAAAAGTATTTCGGGTTAGCACATGCACATCAACCTGCATTTGCAGATGCACGCACCTGAGTACCGGAGAAGTCAAAATAATATCACCGATCGAACTAAATCGAATAACCAGAATCTTCTTCGCCTGGGATTTCAGATGATTTTATTTTACTTAAAAATTGATAATGTCTTTGTTTGATTGTCCACGCTTAATACCAAATGGTATAATCCATCGGTCAAATCTGCCACCCGAATCTGAAGATGATTACTACCATCTATGAGTTTTTCGGTACCATTTCTCCAAATTTTTCCTGAACCATCAACTAACTGATATTGAAGGTCAGTGGAATGATCCATTTCCAAATACAAATTCAATAATTCTGTTGTAGGATTAGGCCCAAACTCCATTTTTTTAACTGCAGGTAAATCCTTGGTGTTTATCAAACTTCTTTTACCAAGTCCAAAATAAGAGCCCCACCTTGCGGCATCTATTACTCGTGCAGGATTTCCACTTCCACTAATTTTTGTTCCTCCTATTGGAATTTTAAACAAATTAAATTGAGTTGATTCGTCTTCATAAATGACACGATTGTCCAAAACATTATAATTTGGATATCCTGTTCCCGAACGGTTGTCTAGAATTGCTTCTGTCTCTCCAGTTTCTATATTAGTACCAAGAATGGCATAATTTGTTGAAAACAGGTCTTCTTGTACATAGTCAAATGCAATAATATAAGGTGAATTTTTAGAAAATATTGCATTACCTATACTTGTATTTTCTGGTAGAGCGGAAAACAGTTTTTCAATTTTTCCATCTGAAAATGTTTTTGAGCTGCTCTCAAAAACCTTTAGGAATCCAATATCCCAATAATTTACCGTAGCACCTCCTGAATTGCTTGCAATGGAGCTATATGAATCATAGAGTATATATTGGCTTGATAAATCAAAATCCATAAAATCCGCATATTTCACTTCTCCGGTTGAAACGCCCTGAGTGTAGGTCGGATTGTATAGGGTAAAACTTTTCCATTGTTGAGAAACAAAATCATAAACATGAATAATTTTTTCTTCTGCATTGAGCAATGCAGCTAATAACCTTCCATCTTTTGATATAACAACATTTCTATAAATATTATTTCCAGGATCTAGATCGACGTCTTGATAAGCACTTGTCTGA from Saprospiraceae bacterium includes these protein-coding regions:
- a CDS encoding glycosyltransferase family 9 protein — its product is MQVDVHVLTRNTFAGLFLSNPNVSKVWTVEKFVDGELLEALRDQKFEYCIDLHKNWRSMQVCWKLGVKTINYSKQNIQKWLKVRLKSWYPFQAQHIVDRYFESLKPLKVGYDGGGLEYFFDPSFQASKEMLNSVRQNYIVGVLGAAHATKQIPYDLWKRIIGVRSSRKIVLLGGKDVLSLGQKLSLEFDNVIDMVGKCSLDESAFWIKHSQYVISPDTGLMHMAAAFDKPILSIWGSTSPAFGMYPYFRQQRFHDERQVVGLACRPCSKIGFAACPKGHFKCMLDQKADLTAFEREL